One window of the Candidatus Methylacidiphilales bacterium genome contains the following:
- a CDS encoding PIN domain-containing protein, with translation MKYLLDVNVLVAWGWADHADHDRVARWVSKVRKKGGDGLLTSAIPQLGFVRVSVQRTGGQVSPEAAGRVLSGMLQSLGARHEFIADDQEASQQWPSWCHGASRTTDAHLLALAKSHGAELATLDLEIPGAAVIG, from the coding sequence CTGGGGCTGGGCCGACCATGCGGATCATGACCGCGTGGCACGCTGGGTAAGCAAGGTGAGGAAAAAGGGTGGAGATGGCCTGCTGACTTCGGCCATTCCGCAGTTGGGGTTTGTGCGGGTTTCGGTGCAGCGCACGGGCGGACAGGTTTCACCCGAGGCAGCGGGCCGGGTGCTGTCGGGCATGTTGCAGTCGCTGGGCGCCAGGCATGAGTTTATCGCCGATGACCAGGAAGCGTCCCAACAATGGCCGTCGTGGTGTCATGGCGCATCCAGAACCACGGATGCTCATCTGCTTGCGCTTGCCAAGTCGCACGGGGCGGAGTTGGCGACGCTGGATCTGGAAATTCCGGGCGCCGCAGTCATTGGTTGA